The sequence TTAATATATGTACCGTAGTCCATCAATGCATAAAACCACTCACGTGGTTTAACGGTATCGATTGTTGTGTTTACTAATTTTAAGATATCTGCATCTGTTATGCTGTTTTTTGCATGTGGAAAAAACTCATGTAAATAGACAGTTCGAATGTTAGTTTCGATAAACGCAACAGGTAGGTCGTGGGTATAAACAACAACTGCAGCTGCAGTATTTGTACCTAGACCTGGTAGTTTAGTGAGAGCTCGTACGTCTGGCGGCACTATTCCATTATATTGCGCAAAAACAGCATGAAGAGATTCAAACAAATACTTTGCCCGACGGTTATAGCCAAGCCCGCTCCAAGCTACTATTGCATCGGCAAGTGTTGCTTCCATAAAATCAGCAAGCGTAGGCCATTGCTTTAACCAGCTGTGGTATTTTGGCACTACACGGCTGACTTGCGTTTGCTGCAGCATCATTTCAGATACTAAAACCCTGTAACCTCTATCTAGGGCTGTTAATTCGTTAATGTGTCTCCATGGCAAATCACGTTTTTGGGTATCGTAAAACTGCCATACTTTATCGATAAAAAGACTATAATTATGCATATATTTTAATAGTAGTATTGACTATCGGCATACACAGAAAGGGTGACATCACCTACTTTTTTTACCTGGCCATTTGTTGTGCTGACAATGTAATCTGCTGTTTCACCGGCTGTAGCTACCGCGTAGAGTATCGTTGTGCTATTTAACCAACGAATTGGGTAGTTTATGCCTGATTGCTTGGTTATTTCTTTGGAATCATTTGCATTACTACTAGAAACCAAAAGTACTGTCTTGCCGTCTCTTTCTTCTAGCCATGCT is a genomic window of Candidatus Nomurabacteria bacterium containing:
- a CDS encoding A/G-specific adenine glycosylase; its protein translation is MHNYSLFIDKVWQFYDTQKRDLPWRHINELTALDRGYRVLVSEMMLQQTQVSRVVPKYHSWLKQWPTLADFMEATLADAIVAWSGLGYNRRAKYLFESLHAVFAQYNGIVPPDVRALTKLPGLGTNTAAAVVVYTHDLPVAFIETNIRTVYLHEFFPHAKNSITDADILKLVNTTIDTVKPREWFYALMDYGTYIKKTYGNQLYKSHTYKKQAAFIGSRRQVRGSVILLLRQTVSLTRDELHRAIDDDRLDSVLADLIKEGLITSNNTGSYRLASG